CTCGCACGCCAACCGGCTCCTCGTCGACATGGAGACCGACCTCTTCGCGACCTGTGCGTACGTGGACGTCGACATGGAGGAGGGCACCGCCTGGTGCGTCCGCGCCGGGCATCTGCCGCCGGTGCTGCGCCAGCCCGACGGCTCCACCGGGGCGGTCGAGGCGGAGGGCGGACCGCCGCTGGGCGTGGTCGCCCAGGCCGACTTCCCCATGACCCCGCTGCGGCTGCGGCCCGGCGCGCTCCTCGCCCTCACCACCGACGGCCTCGTCGAGTCCGCCGACGCGGACATCGACCAGGGCGTGGACGGCCTCGCCCACCGGCTCGCCGGCTCCGACCCGGCGCACCTCGGCCTGGTCGCCGACGCCCTGCTCACCGGCGCCCGGCGCAGCGACGACATCGCGCTGCTGCTGATGCGCTACGACGGCATGGCCGTGCGGCCGCGCCGGGAGAGCTGGACGGTCTGGCGGGTCCCGGAGGCCGTACGGCACGCCCGCCGCTTCACCAACCGCACCCTGCGCGCCTGGGGCATCGCCCGGCACGCGGACGCCGTCCTGCTGATCGTCTCCGAACTCGTCACCAACGCCCTCGTTCACACGGACGGCCCGGTCCGCCTCGACCTCACCCTCGTCGGGGGCCGGATGCGGGTCGCCGTCGCCGACAACTCGCCCCGCACGCCCGTCAAACCCACCAGCATCGGCTGGGAGGCCACCGGCGGCCGCGGCCTGCTGCTCGTCGAGGCCATGTCGGCGTCCTGGGGGACGGTTCCCGTCAGCGGCGGGAAACAGGTGTGGAGCGAGATCGTGCTGGAGCCCTGACACCGGGTACCCGGAGCGGCGACGGACGACGAGAAGGAGGTACGTCATGACCCAGCACGTCCGCGACATCATGACCGCCGATCCGGTCACCGTGGAGCCGCAGACCTCCGTCGCACAGGTCGCCCGGATCATGCGCGACGAGGACATCGGCGCGGTGCTCGTCACCGAGGGCGACACTCTGCGCGGCCTGGTCACCGACCGTGACCTGGTCATCCGGTCGATCTGCGAGGGCGGCGATCCGGAGCAGACCACGGTCGCCGGGGCGTGCAGCGAGGACCTGTTCACGCTGGAGCCCGACGAGGAACTGGACCACGCCGTGCAGCTGATGCGCGAGCACGCGGTACGCCGGGTCCCGGTCGTCGACCACGGCCACCCCGTGGGGATCGTCTCCCTGGGCGACCTGGCCATGGAACGCGACCCGGAGTCCGCCCTCGGCGACATCAGCGTGGCCCGGCCCAACACCTAGCGGCCCGCGGGGACGTCCACCGGGCCGTCCGCCGGCACCTCGCGGGGTGCGGGCGGACGGCCCTTTCCCGCGCGTGCCGGCCGCGCGTCCGGGCGCTGCGCCGGACCTCGGCCGGCCGCCGTGAGGGGTGTGGCGACCGGGCCGTGACGGCGTGGCGGCCGGGCCGTGTGCGGCGCCGTGACGCCCCGCCCCCACGGGCCCCGCACCGCGCAGGCCCGGCCCGCGGCCCGCCCCACCGGGTACCGGCCAGGTCCCGGCGAGGGCGAGGGCGGGGGCGGGGGCGATGGCTGACCGGAAGCCCCCGACCGCCGGTCCCGGGCGCCCGCCAGGACCGCGGTGACCGCTCCACCCGCTCGGGCCCCGCCCGTCCGGGGCGCCCGAGGGATGCCGGCACCCATCCGCCGGGCGGCAGCGGGTACCCGACGTCCATGAACACCACCGCGTACACACTGGCCGCCTCGGGATCCGCACTGGGCATGGCCGTCATCGTCGTCGGCGGCGTCCTCATCACCGCCGCGCTGATCTACGCCGTCCAGTACGGCATCCGGATCCGCCGCAGCGAGGCCCGCAGGCCGGGGCGGGGCAAGCGCCCGGCGCGCCCCGGGTCCGGGCCGGTCCACGAGACCCGGGAACAGCGCGCGCCCCACGAGATGGGCGGCGGCGAACGGCTCGGCCCGCACGAACTCCGCCCGACCGGCGGCACCCCCAGCGGCGACCAGCACCGCCCGCGCTGGGACAGCGGCTCCAGCGGCTCGTTCGGCGGCGGGGGCCCCGCCTGACGCCGTCCCGCGTCCGTTTGCCCGGCCTGCCGCAGGGGACCCGGGGGAGCGGAGACAGCGAAAGGAGCTCGCCGTGACCGCCTCCGCCAGTGAGAAACCCCCCGTCCGGCGCCCGGAGACCGGCTGGTCGAGGGCCCGCCGACTGCGGGAGAAACCCGCGTTGCGCACCTGCCTGCCGCCCGTCGGGGACCCCGAAGGACCCGAGCTGACGCACACCGCCGAGTGGAACATCATCAGGGGCGACGACTGACCGACGGGAGGACCGAACCACGTCACCGTCACACGCCGCACCCGTGCGCCTGTTGCTGATGGCCGACACCCACGTGCCCAAGCGGGCCCGGGAGCTGCCCGCGCCGCTGCTCGCCGAACTGCCGAACGCGGACGTCGTGTTCCACGCCGGGGACTGGGTCGACACCGCCACCCTCGATCTGCTGGAGGGGCGGTGCCGCCGGCTCGTCGGCGTGTACGGCAACAACGACGGGCCGGAACTGCGCGCCCGGCTCCCCGAGGTGGCCCTCGTCGAGCTGGGCGGCCTGCGGTTCGGCGCCGTGCACGAGACCGGCGCCGCACAGGGCAGGGAGGCACGCTGCGCCGCCCGCTTCCCCGACCTGGACGTGCTGGTCTTCGGGCACA
Above is a genomic segment from Streptomyces glaucescens containing:
- a CDS encoding CBS domain-containing protein produces the protein MTQHVRDIMTADPVTVEPQTSVAQVARIMRDEDIGAVLVTEGDTLRGLVTDRDLVIRSICEGGDPEQTTVAGACSEDLFTLEPDEELDHAVQLMREHAVRRVPVVDHGHPVGIVSLGDLAMERDPESALGDISVARPNT
- a CDS encoding DUF6479 family protein, giving the protein MNTTAYTLAASGSALGMAVIVVGGVLITAALIYAVQYGIRIRRSEARRPGRGKRPARPGSGPVHETREQRAPHEMGGGERLGPHELRPTGGTPSGDQHRPRWDSGSSGSFGGGGPA
- a CDS encoding metallophosphoesterase family protein, with amino-acid sequence MRLLLMADTHVPKRARELPAPLLAELPNADVVFHAGDWVDTATLDLLEGRCRRLVGVYGNNDGPELRARLPEVALVELGGLRFGAVHETGAAQGREARCAARFPDLDVLVFGHSHIPWDTTAPTGLRLLNPGSPTDRRRQPHCTYMTATVTGGRLTDVTLHRLPPR